A part of Larkinella insperata genomic DNA contains:
- a CDS encoding AAA family ATPase produces the protein MQIIRLKNLVELQISFDEDKPLTAIMGPNGFGKSTILHLLAASFRPTNVRTGNTQTIQGEEWHYVNFFPSTPDGTWSSSQVSITHTYRTGATVNREDLAISKSIRYWLPKIKSKPQRETYYIGVKECVPEIERERVIKNIKYKTKDQADSQSEKIRKKVGEILNREYSKSYINRLSKKRSLLGVKHGTINYSALSMGAGEQRLFKLLEVLEKAGKYSLILIDELDLLLHTDALHRLLKVLKEYASSKSLQVIFTTHRESVADVNFGDYIAVRHLYHSLVPPYKTLCFNDTKPEALARLRGVLEKELEIFCEDEMAKAVIEKLAFQINVSRFLSVSSYGPAINSFTFASAFVLKQENDGKSLNKTLFVLDGDEYATLEEQKLQIQRVLTGNEGGPGGLGDKRREKALTLLCSFNSPGCKCPEETLYDMVRSVNWGISIEIDQVLTAAANAQGEVQPKKKVEKILDYIGGERSRALGHFIDAAALSENWSAYIEPIKVWLEDKKPRILEQY, from the coding sequence ATGCAAATAATTCGGCTAAAGAATTTGGTCGAACTACAAATATCATTTGACGAAGATAAGCCCCTAACAGCTATAATGGGGCCAAATGGCTTTGGGAAATCGACCATACTTCATCTGTTAGCTGCTAGCTTCCGCCCTACAAACGTTCGTACAGGAAATACACAGACAATACAAGGTGAGGAGTGGCACTATGTAAATTTCTTTCCCAGCACTCCCGATGGTACTTGGAGCAGTTCCCAGGTTTCAATCACTCATACTTACCGAACAGGTGCAACGGTAAATCGCGAGGATTTAGCTATTAGTAAGAGTATAAGGTATTGGCTGCCAAAAATCAAAAGTAAACCCCAGAGAGAAACATATTATATTGGAGTGAAGGAATGTGTTCCAGAAATAGAGCGAGAACGCGTAATAAAAAATATTAAATACAAAACAAAAGATCAAGCAGATAGCCAATCAGAAAAAATTCGAAAAAAGGTAGGTGAAATCTTAAATAGAGAATATAGCAAATCATATATAAATCGGTTGAGTAAAAAACGCTCACTCTTAGGTGTAAAACATGGTACGATAAATTATTCTGCTCTGTCAATGGGTGCTGGTGAACAGCGCTTATTCAAACTGCTTGAAGTCCTTGAAAAAGCAGGCAAGTATTCATTAATATTAATTGATGAACTTGACCTTCTTCTGCATACTGATGCGCTACACAGATTATTAAAAGTTTTAAAAGAGTATGCCTCATCGAAAAGTTTACAAGTAATATTTACCACTCACCGCGAAAGCGTAGCAGATGTAAATTTCGGTGATTATATAGCGGTGCGACATCTGTACCATAGCCTAGTACCCCCTTATAAAACTTTGTGTTTCAACGATACGAAACCGGAAGCATTAGCACGATTGAGAGGTGTTCTTGAGAAAGAGTTAGAAATATTTTGTGAAGATGAGATGGCGAAAGCGGTAATTGAGAAGTTAGCATTTCAAATTAATGTTAGCCGCTTTTTATCCGTATCTTCTTATGGACCAGCTATTAATAGCTTCACTTTTGCATCAGCATTTGTGTTGAAACAGGAAAATGACGGCAAGTCTCTCAATAAAACCTTATTTGTATTAGATGGGGATGAATATGCAACTCTAGAAGAACAAAAACTGCAAATCCAAAGGGTATTAACAGGTAATGAAGGTGGTCCCGGCGGTCTAGGTGATAAGAGAAGGGAGAAAGCGCTAACTCTCCTCTGTTCATTTAATTCACCAGGTTGTAAGTGTCCAGAAGAAACTCTCTATGATATGGTTCGGAGTGTGAATTGGGGCATAAGTATTGAAATCGATCAAGTTTTGACAGCCGCTGCTAATGCTCAGGGTGAAGTTCAACCTAAAAAGAAAGTGGAAAAAATCTTGGACTACATTGGTGGAGAACGTTCAAGAGCACTCGGACACTTTATTGATGCAGCTGCTCTATCAGAAAATTGGTCAGCTTATATCGAACCAATAAAAGTATGGCTTGAAGATAAAAAGCCTCGCATTTTAGAACAATATTAA
- a CDS encoding site-specific DNA-methyltransferase yields MQSEKFKQVTDKLPLASPDLTQELLRTLRDAAPQIFSENKVDFNKLRTALGDVVDESAERYGLTWAGKREAFRNVQSPSVGTLRPQFEASQNWDTTDNLILEGDNLEILKLLQKSYYGKVKLIYIDPPYNTGNEFIYPDNFREGLDDYLRYSKQQTETGTAVSTNRETNGRYHSAWLSMMYPRLFLARNLLRQDGMIFVSIDDHEIHNLRLLMDEIFGEENFLGCFIWHRRQNADNRNQDRVSTDHEYVLLYKRFQASLRGKEIDVTKYTNPDNDPRGAWFSADLTGLANKEQRPNLHYDVVNPKTGIIYKPSPTRGWSCSSSTFQDLINKDQILWPKSPDGRPRLKKFLKEVENFQTGFSTLLKVGFTTEGTKLLQDLFEEKVFPFPKPVSLIKTIIQQATESNDIILDFFAGSGTTAQAVIEANQEDNNSRRFILIQLPESTGYKKYPTIAHLTRERVKRVIRRVLKANESQLNFSPERIERLGFRALKLDSSNFKIWKPDNVNLTLSQQLAIFANNIEIGRTDEDLLYEIILKSGLPLETKVHSIMVSNNIAYSVQDGSVIICLGPRLSIEIFREIFSTTTSIERSTPKVIICLDNAFHGDDSLKTNSILEAQSHGITLKTV; encoded by the coding sequence ATGCAGTCCGAGAAATTCAAACAAGTAACTGATAAGTTGCCTCTTGCCTCGCCAGACTTAACACAGGAGCTTTTACGAACTCTGCGTGACGCGGCTCCACAAATCTTCAGTGAGAACAAGGTTGATTTTAACAAGCTTCGTACCGCTTTAGGCGATGTTGTTGATGAGTCGGCTGAACGCTATGGTTTAACTTGGGCAGGCAAACGTGAAGCATTCCGTAATGTGCAATCACCAAGTGTCGGAACCCTTCGGCCTCAGTTTGAAGCAAGCCAGAACTGGGACACGACTGATAATCTGATTCTGGAGGGCGATAACTTGGAAATCCTTAAACTTTTACAGAAGTCTTATTATGGAAAGGTAAAGCTCATTTATATAGATCCACCGTATAATACTGGTAATGAGTTTATATATCCCGATAACTTTCGAGAGGGGCTGGATGATTATTTGCGCTACTCCAAACAGCAGACCGAAACGGGTACTGCAGTTTCAACAAATCGAGAAACTAACGGACGTTATCATTCTGCTTGGCTTTCAATGATGTATCCACGTTTATTTTTAGCCCGAAATCTACTTCGACAAGATGGAATGATTTTCGTCTCCATTGATGATCATGAGATACATAATCTACGTTTACTAATGGATGAAATATTTGGAGAAGAAAATTTCTTAGGATGCTTCATTTGGCATAGACGGCAAAATGCAGATAATCGCAATCAAGATAGAGTTTCAACTGATCATGAATATGTTCTGCTTTACAAACGCTTCCAAGCAAGCCTACGTGGAAAAGAAATTGATGTAACGAAGTATACAAATCCAGATAATGACCCAAGGGGAGCATGGTTTAGTGCAGACTTGACAGGGTTAGCGAATAAAGAGCAAAGACCTAATCTTCACTATGACGTAGTTAACCCTAAAACAGGAATTATTTATAAACCTTCTCCCACCCGTGGCTGGTCATGCTCTTCAAGCACCTTCCAAGATCTTATTAACAAGGATCAAATACTTTGGCCAAAAAGTCCAGATGGGCGTCCAAGACTTAAAAAATTTTTAAAGGAAGTCGAAAATTTTCAAACAGGTTTTTCTACTCTTCTTAAAGTCGGGTTTACCACAGAAGGCACAAAGCTTTTACAAGATCTTTTTGAAGAAAAAGTTTTTCCGTTTCCTAAGCCTGTAAGTTTAATAAAAACAATAATTCAACAGGCAACTGAGAGTAACGATATTATTCTGGATTTTTTCGCTGGTTCTGGTACTACTGCACAGGCAGTGATTGAGGCCAACCAAGAAGATAATAACTCTAGGAGATTCATTTTAATTCAACTGCCAGAATCGACTGGGTACAAAAAATATCCTACGATTGCTCATTTAACTCGCGAGCGAGTTAAAAGGGTTATAAGAAGAGTATTAAAGGCTAACGAAAGTCAGCTAAATTTTTCGCCAGAGCGTATTGAACGTTTAGGGTTCCGCGCTTTAAAATTAGATTCTAGTAATTTCAAAATTTGGAAACCAGATAATGTTAATCTTACACTTTCTCAACAACTGGCAATATTTGCAAATAACATAGAAATAGGACGCACTGACGAAGATTTACTGTATGAAATCATTTTAAAAAGTGGATTGCCATTAGAAACCAAAGTCCACTCTATAATGGTTTCAAACAATATTGCTTACTCGGTTCAAGACGGAAGTGTAATTATTTGTTTGGGACCACGCCTTTCAATCGAAATCTTCCGAGAGATTTTCAGCACGACAACATCAATAGAGCGTTCAACTCCTAAAGTAATTATCTGCCTCGACAACGCCTTTCACGGTGATGATTCACTTAAAACAAACTCCATTTTAGAAGCACAATCTCATGGTATTACACTTAAAACAGTATGA
- a CDS encoding DNA polymerase III subunit alpha, translating to MYLNVHSYFSLRYGTLSPEQLVHRAQALGIDCLALTDINTVSGVFEFVRLCRAAGIKPVVGVEVRNLGELLYVCLARSTDGFAEINRFLSDHLLTGRAFPLRAPQFQNAVVIYPLMRLDHLESLQAGEYVGVRASQVTQLWRYQKKLGTGQTVVLQPVTYADGIGFNLHKLLRCIAHNCLGSRLTEYETIATDEYLISPQQLMAAFSDRSQLLENSGKLLASCSFDFDFGAPKNRKLYTRSPADDTALLRKLAFDALPQRYGVRNLEAQRRVERELKIIEELDFTAYFLITWDIVQYAHSRGYFHVGRGSGANSIVAYCIGITDVDPIRLDLYFERFINPHRSSPPDFDLDFSWTDRDELTDYIFKKWGREHVCLMATYVTFRDRAAWRELGKVFGLPKAEIDALVLDPTNALNNPHSRLIARYAPLLEEFPNYLSVHAGGILISELPLYHYTALTMPPKGFALCQWDMYVAEEIGFAKWDILSQRGLGHIKEAVDLVRQNRQIHLDIHRIQDFVGDERIRRQLQQNETMGCFYIESPAMQQLIAKLRCADYPTLVAASSIIRPGVASSGMMDEYIRRHYNPASYVPLHPKMQELMADTYGVMIYQEDVIKVAHHFAGLTLAEADVLRRAMSGKYRSKGEFARIQEKFFTSCRERGYGEALITEVWRQIQSFGGYSFSKAHSASFAVESYQSLYLKTYFPIEFMCAVLNNFGGFYRTEFYVHEARRWGARIEAPDILQSEYNARVEGKTIWLGFVLLKGLEKKMVQQLLQQRSQQPFTDLEDFCKRVPAGLEQLIILIRAGVFRSFGLSKKELLWHAHALVNAYAQHEGVPELFELSETSWNLPSLWQDPLEDAYDEIELLGFSLCSPFELLAQPGGGSTARHLVEQVGRIVTLMGYLVTTKPLLAKNGQRMAFGYFVDREGRYFNTTHFPGSLARYPLRGGGIYQLEGKAVAEFGVVSLEVHRLERLPFKPDPRGGLGLYRYVG from the coding sequence ATGTACCTCAACGTCCACAGCTATTTCAGCCTTCGCTACGGCACGCTTTCGCCCGAGCAGTTGGTCCATCGGGCTCAGGCGTTGGGAATAGATTGTCTGGCCTTAACCGATATCAATACGGTTTCGGGCGTTTTTGAGTTTGTCCGGCTGTGCCGGGCCGCCGGCATCAAACCCGTGGTGGGCGTTGAGGTTCGCAATTTGGGGGAGCTGCTGTATGTGTGCCTGGCCCGCAGCACCGACGGATTTGCGGAGATCAACCGGTTTCTATCCGATCATCTGCTCACGGGCCGAGCTTTTCCCTTACGAGCGCCCCAGTTTCAAAACGCGGTAGTCATTTACCCCCTGATGCGATTGGACCACTTGGAATCCCTCCAGGCGGGTGAATATGTGGGGGTACGGGCCTCTCAGGTGACGCAGCTCTGGCGGTATCAGAAAAAACTAGGTACCGGCCAAACCGTGGTGCTGCAACCGGTTACTTATGCTGACGGTATTGGTTTTAATCTCCACAAACTGCTGCGGTGCATCGCCCACAATTGTCTGGGCTCGCGGCTGACCGAGTACGAGACCATCGCCACCGACGAATACCTGATTTCCCCCCAGCAATTGATGGCCGCTTTTAGCGATCGATCGCAATTGCTGGAAAACAGTGGAAAGCTGTTGGCAAGCTGCTCATTTGACTTTGATTTTGGGGCCCCTAAGAATCGCAAGCTTTACACGCGCAGCCCGGCCGACGACACCGCCCTGTTGCGTAAACTGGCCTTCGATGCCTTGCCGCAGCGTTACGGTGTCCGCAACCTCGAGGCTCAAAGACGAGTGGAGAGGGAGCTGAAAATCATCGAAGAACTGGATTTTACCGCTTATTTTCTGATTACCTGGGACATTGTTCAGTACGCCCACAGTCGGGGATACTTCCACGTCGGGCGCGGCTCGGGCGCTAACAGTATCGTGGCCTACTGCATCGGCATCACCGACGTCGACCCCATCCGACTGGACCTCTACTTCGAGCGGTTCATCAACCCGCACCGCAGTTCGCCCCCCGATTTCGATCTTGACTTTTCCTGGACCGACCGCGACGAATTGACTGATTACATTTTTAAGAAATGGGGCCGTGAGCACGTGTGCCTGATGGCCACGTACGTCACCTTTCGGGATCGGGCGGCCTGGCGAGAGCTGGGTAAAGTGTTTGGGCTCCCTAAAGCTGAGATTGACGCGCTGGTTTTGGATCCCACCAACGCTCTGAACAACCCGCATAGCCGCCTGATTGCCCGCTACGCCCCTCTGCTGGAAGAATTCCCCAATTATTTATCCGTACATGCGGGGGGCATTCTGATCTCCGAACTCCCTCTGTATCACTATACGGCTCTGACGATGCCGCCGAAGGGGTTTGCCCTCTGCCAGTGGGATATGTACGTGGCCGAAGAGATTGGCTTTGCCAAGTGGGACATTTTATCCCAGCGGGGGCTGGGCCACATCAAGGAAGCGGTTGACCTGGTTAGGCAGAACCGGCAAATTCACCTGGATATCCACCGCATTCAGGATTTTGTGGGCGACGAGCGGATTCGCCGGCAGTTGCAGCAAAACGAGACGATGGGCTGCTTTTACATTGAAAGCCCCGCCATGCAGCAACTGATTGCCAAGCTGCGGTGCGCAGATTACCCCACGCTGGTGGCGGCTTCGTCGATCATCCGACCTGGGGTGGCCTCTTCAGGGATGATGGATGAGTACATCCGGCGGCACTACAACCCCGCCAGTTATGTTCCCCTCCATCCCAAAATGCAGGAGCTGATGGCCGATACTTACGGGGTGATGATTTACCAGGAGGATGTCATCAAAGTAGCGCACCACTTTGCGGGTTTGACGCTGGCGGAAGCCGACGTGCTCCGGCGGGCGATGTCGGGCAAATACCGTAGCAAGGGCGAGTTTGCCCGCATTCAGGAAAAGTTTTTTACCAGTTGCCGGGAGCGGGGGTACGGTGAAGCCCTCATCACCGAGGTCTGGCGGCAGATTCAATCATTCGGGGGCTATAGCTTTTCGAAGGCCCACTCAGCTTCTTTTGCGGTTGAGAGCTACCAGAGCCTGTATTTAAAGACTTACTTCCCCATCGAATTTATGTGCGCGGTGCTGAATAACTTCGGTGGCTTTTACCGCACCGAATTTTACGTGCACGAAGCCCGGCGCTGGGGTGCCCGGATTGAAGCGCCGGATATTCTTCAAAGTGAGTACAATGCCCGGGTGGAAGGCAAGACCATCTGGCTGGGTTTCGTCCTCTTGAAAGGCCTGGAGAAAAAGATGGTCCAGCAACTGCTCCAGCAGCGCAGTCAGCAGCCTTTTACCGACCTGGAGGATTTTTGCAAACGGGTACCGGCGGGTCTGGAGCAACTGATCATTCTGATTCGGGCGGGCGTATTTCGCAGCTTTGGTCTGTCGAAGAAAGAACTCTTATGGCATGCTCATGCCCTGGTGAATGCCTACGCCCAGCACGAGGGCGTCCCCGAGTTGTTTGAACTTTCGGAAACGTCCTGGAATCTGCCTTCCCTGTGGCAGGATCCGCTCGAAGATGCTTACGATGAAATCGAATTGCTGGGTTTTTCCCTGTGCTCACCCTTTGAGTTGCTGGCCCAGCCCGGCGGTGGCAGTACGGCGCGACACCTTGTTGAGCAGGTGGGCCGAATCGTGACACTCATGGGGTATTTGGTCACCACCAAGCCCCTGCTGGCCAAAAACGGGCAGCGCATGGCGTTTGGGTATTTCGTGGACCGGGAAGGCCGTTATTTTAATACCACCCATTTTCCGGGTTCTCTGGCCCGTTACCCCCTTCGGGGCGGGGGGATCTACCAGCTGGAAGGCAAGGCCGTCGCGGAGTTTGGGGTCGTCAGCCTGGAAGTGCATCGTCTGGAGCGGCTACCCTTTAAACCCGACCCCAGGGGTGGATTGGGGCTGTATCGGTATGTGGGCTGA
- a CDS encoding YopX family protein: protein MSFTHCRVWDGQTMHYLNNLLFESEDFFGVWLEDAAVLINRFNPQDKRRYEPTRPWRLMQSIGQFDRHETLIFDWDIVDCQGERLVVRTDSERCGYSLFLPYAINQPPAIFLDRNLARSLTVLGNCFEDPDLLAAPHRLAA, encoded by the coding sequence ATGAGCTTTACCCACTGCCGCGTCTGGGACGGCCAGACCATGCACTATTTGAACAACCTGCTGTTTGAGTCGGAAGACTTCTTTGGCGTCTGGCTGGAGGATGCCGCCGTGTTAATCAACCGGTTTAACCCCCAGGACAAGCGCCGGTACGAACCCACCAGGCCCTGGCGGCTGATGCAGTCGATCGGTCAGTTTGACCGGCACGAAACGCTCATTTTTGACTGGGACATTGTCGATTGCCAGGGCGAGCGGCTGGTGGTCCGAACCGACTCCGAGCGCTGCGGCTACAGTTTGTTTCTGCCCTACGCCATCAACCAGCCGCCCGCCATTTTTCTGGACCGGAACCTGGCCCGCTCGCTGACGGTATTGGGCAACTGTTTTGAGGACCCCGATTTGCTGGCGGCCCCCCACCGCCTGGCGGCTTAA
- the dinB gene encoding DNA polymerase IV yields MERTILHTDLDAFFPAVVVLQNPQLKGKPLLVGGASERGVVSGASYEARRFGVQSGMPMRLARRLCPEATVVKGDYQAFDRYSKCVTNILTEKAPVVEKASIDEFYVDMTGMERFVGCVKWAKELKQTIIRETGLSVSWGLSVNKCVSKMAANANKPNGALHIAPGQVQPFLWSLDISRLPGIGEKMAHTLRCMGVTKLGTLAQIPRRLLERTFGKTGLFLWDRANGIDPTPVLPSHKQKSMSRELTFQTDTTDVTVLRATLSRMVETLAYDLRKQNFCAGKLTVKVRYSDFQTYTRQVTLPVTASDHTLTLAALKAFDTLYNRRVLVRLMGVSFGKLVRGTEQLSLFDAAGQVIPSKLPGLYQKTDRIRDRHGEDKIGRAHSYQLGI; encoded by the coding sequence ATGGAAAGGACGATTCTTCACACGGACCTTGACGCCTTTTTTCCGGCGGTGGTGGTCCTGCAAAACCCTCAACTGAAGGGGAAACCTCTTTTGGTGGGTGGGGCCAGCGAGCGGGGCGTGGTCTCGGGTGCCAGTTACGAAGCCCGCCGGTTTGGCGTCCAATCCGGCATGCCCATGCGGCTGGCCCGTCGGTTATGTCCGGAAGCTACGGTGGTCAAAGGCGACTATCAGGCCTTCGATCGCTACTCCAAATGCGTCACGAACATTCTGACCGAAAAGGCTCCGGTGGTCGAGAAGGCCAGCATTGATGAGTTTTACGTGGACATGACGGGAATGGAACGGTTTGTCGGCTGTGTGAAGTGGGCGAAGGAGTTGAAGCAAACCATCATCCGGGAAACGGGACTTTCGGTCAGTTGGGGGCTATCGGTCAATAAGTGCGTGAGCAAAATGGCCGCCAATGCCAATAAACCCAACGGAGCGTTGCACATAGCTCCCGGGCAGGTACAGCCGTTTCTGTGGAGCCTGGACATCAGCCGCCTGCCCGGCATTGGCGAGAAGATGGCGCACACGTTGCGCTGCATGGGTGTAACCAAACTCGGCACGCTGGCCCAGATTCCCCGCCGGCTGCTGGAGCGCACCTTTGGCAAAACGGGCCTGTTTCTCTGGGACCGCGCCAACGGCATCGACCCGACGCCCGTTCTGCCGTCGCATAAGCAGAAGAGCATGAGCCGGGAGTTGACTTTCCAGACCGATACGACCGATGTAACTGTGCTGAGAGCTACCCTGAGCCGTATGGTGGAGACGCTGGCCTACGACCTGCGGAAACAAAACTTCTGCGCCGGTAAGCTCACCGTTAAAGTCCGGTATTCGGACTTTCAGACTTACACCAGGCAAGTAACACTGCCGGTGACAGCTTCGGATCACACGCTGACGCTGGCGGCCCTGAAAGCCTTTGACACCCTCTACAACCGGCGGGTGCTGGTCCGGCTGATGGGCGTCAGCTTCGGCAAGTTGGTGCGGGGGACCGAGCAACTGTCGCTCTTTGACGCGGCCGGCCAGGTAATTCCTTCGAAATTGCCCGGTCTCTACCAGAAAACGGACCGCATTCGCGACCGGCATGGCGAAGACAAGATTGGCCGGGCCCACAGCTATCAACTAGGCATATAA
- a CDS encoding LexA family transcriptional regulator, whose protein sequence is MKFMHLAGNLVFLRQHWGLSQSEVASTIGISRPSLIAYEKGAAKPTIETAGGLASLYKVTIDTLLYRDLTQLSPPQIELLFEGPDIAQRGQTLRIRELIHTIGDDKEENIEMVPVKAAMGYCQGGFNDEVFIAELPWFRLPFVSKDRKYRLFPTIGDSMLPIPEGSYVLGEYIEKWNTIKDGTGVVVVSKEGIVVKKAINELARNGRLILHSLNPMYQPYEMPVDDILELWRFELYMSRAFPDPEPPLSAILSEMRRLQDGLADLQSGQEKILERVQ, encoded by the coding sequence ATGAAGTTTATGCATCTGGCTGGAAATCTGGTCTTTCTACGGCAACACTGGGGTTTATCCCAAAGTGAAGTGGCTTCGACCATCGGTATTAGCCGGCCGTCTTTGATTGCCTACGAGAAGGGCGCGGCCAAGCCCACGATCGAAACCGCCGGGGGACTGGCTTCGCTTTACAAAGTGACGATTGACACGCTGCTCTACCGGGACCTCACCCAGCTATCCCCCCCGCAGATCGAGCTCTTATTTGAAGGCCCTGACATCGCCCAGCGGGGACAGACGCTACGCATCCGGGAGCTTATTCATACCATCGGCGACGATAAAGAGGAAAATATCGAGATGGTGCCCGTCAAGGCGGCTATGGGTTACTGCCAGGGTGGCTTTAACGATGAGGTATTTATTGCCGAATTGCCCTGGTTCCGTTTGCCATTTGTGTCAAAAGACCGCAAATACCGCTTATTCCCTACGATTGGGGATTCGATGCTACCGATTCCGGAAGGCTCCTACGTTTTGGGCGAATACATTGAGAAATGGAACACGATCAAAGACGGTACGGGGGTGGTGGTCGTCAGCAAGGAAGGTATTGTGGTTAAGAAGGCCATTAATGAACTGGCCCGGAACGGTCGTCTGATTCTGCATTCGCTCAATCCCATGTACCAGCCCTACGAAATGCCGGTGGATGATATTCTGGAACTGTGGCGGTTTGAGTTGTACATGTCACGGGCATTTCCGGATCCTGAGCCGCCGTTGAGCGCCATTCTCTCGGAGATGCGCCGGTTGCAGGATGGCCTGGCCGATTTGCAGAGTGGGCAGGAGAAGATTCTGGAGCGCGTTCAATAG
- a CDS encoding PadR family transcriptional regulator, giving the protein MKGTQLGEFEELVLLTIALLYDDAYSVAVVEEMGQRLERPMSLGAIHRTMQRLEEKGLVHSRFGESTAERGGRRKRLFTVTTAGEQALQEARRLRNELWAGISKTAFNGPTL; this is encoded by the coding sequence ATGAAAGGCACTCAGTTGGGCGAATTTGAAGAGTTGGTCTTACTGACCATCGCACTGCTCTATGATGACGCTTACAGCGTGGCCGTGGTTGAAGAAATGGGGCAGCGACTGGAGCGACCGATGAGTTTAGGCGCTATCCACCGCACCATGCAACGGCTCGAAGAGAAAGGGCTGGTCCACTCCCGGTTTGGAGAATCCACCGCCGAACGGGGTGGGCGTCGTAAACGGTTATTTACAGTGACCACCGCCGGTGAGCAAGCTCTGCAGGAAGCCCGTCGGCTGCGGAACGAACTGTGGGCCGGAATTTCGAAAACCGCTTTTAACGGTCCGACCCTATGA